In one window of Nothobranchius furzeri strain GRZ-AD chromosome 11, NfurGRZ-RIMD1, whole genome shotgun sequence DNA:
- the LOC107383196 gene encoding 1-acylglycerol-3-phosphate O-acyltransferase ABHD5 has translation MRRMAEEVQPRSQQSSWISSWLPSWCPTSPSQLKDAEEKMLKTVRRPYSRQHIRISNSNYLWTIAFSTPLQASSPFLLQPSGQPRTPLVLLHGFGGGVGLWAQNLDALSSCGPVYALDLLGFGRSSRPEFSSDPEEAEEQFVTALEEWREKVGLQEMVLLGHNLGGYLSAAYTLKYSNRVKRLLLVEPWGFPARPENPNHHSIPVWIRAIGAVMSPFNPLAGLRLAGPLGPMLVQTIRSDFKQKYSSVFDDNTVSDYIYHLNAQTPSGETAFKNMTVPYGWAKRPMLERIDGVRADIPITFIYGSRSSIDSNSGYAVRKIRPDVEIIVIRGAGHYVFADQPEDFNQTVLRVLSSTGGTSEDEGDQDNAIAQPQK, from the exons ATGAGGAGGATGGCGGAGGAGGTTCAGCCTCGCAGTCAACAAAG CTCCTGGATATCAAGCTGGCTTCCCTCCTGGTGCCCCACATCCCCTTCTCAGCTCAAAGATGCAGAAGAAAAAATGCTCAAAA CAGTGAGGAGGCCCTACTCCAGGCAACACATCCGAATATCCAACAGCAACTACCTGTGGACCATAGCCTTTTCCACACCACTACAGGCATCGTCTCCATTTCTGCTGCAGCCATCTGGACAACCCAGGACTCCTCTTGTTCTGCTGCACGGCTTTGGTGGTGGCGTTGGCCTTTGGGCCCAGAATCTTGACGCCCTGTCCAGCTGCGGACCAGTTTACGCTCTAGACCTGCTGGGCTTTGGCAGGAGCAGCCGACCAGAGTTCAGTTCTGACCCAGAGGAGGCTGAGGAGCAGTTTGTTACGGCACTGGAGGAGTGGAGGGAGAAGGTGGGCCTGCAGGAGATGGTCCTGCTGGGACACAATCTTGGAGGGTACCTTTCTGCTGCCTATACACTCAAATACTCAAACAG GGTGAAACGTCTTCTGCTGGTGGAGCCGTGGGGATTCCCAGCACGACCAGAGAACCCCAACCATCACTCCATCCCAGTGTGGATCCGAGCTATCGGAGCTGTCATGAGCCCTTTTAATCCTCTGGCTGGTCTCCGGCTGGCTGGGCCCTTGG GTCCCATGCTGGTCCAGACCATCAGATCCGATTTCAAGCAGAAGTATTCCTCCGTGTTTGAcgacaacactgtgtctgactacaTCTACCACCTGAACGCCCAGACTCCAAG CGGTGAGACGGCTTTCAAGAACATGACCGTTCCCTACGGCTGGGCTAAGAGGCCGATGCTAGAGCGGATCGACGGGGTCCGGGCCGacatccccatcactttcatttatgGATCTCGATCCAGCATCGACAGCAACTCTGGCTATGCGGTCAGGAAGATCAGGCCGGATGTAGAAATCATC GTGATCAGAGGAGCGGGTCATTACGTGTTTGCAGACCAACCAGAGGACTTCAACCAGACAGTTCTTCGAGTCCTCAGCTCAACCGGAGGGACAAGTGAAGACGAGGGAGACCAAGACAACGCCATCGCACAACCACAGAAATAA